One Aegilops tauschii subsp. strangulata cultivar AL8/78 chromosome 7, Aet v6.0, whole genome shotgun sequence genomic window carries:
- the LOC141027289 gene encoding uncharacterized protein produces MASPGSSGTTRSHRTNPFEGPDPVVIRDLNILARVPVVLDHLTSTYYAWKTYFSLVFREYNIRDHIDGSVDSRFMEDDEEWMSIDATLIHWFYTTISKDLFHTVVSADDDAHAVWTKLNCLFTNNALQRKVFLQGEFFGCQQLDLSVDDYCMRLKKLVDELGDLGEKVSDELLLSTLIADLSDDFGNATSNIPLITNPTFPKIVAYLKLEERRMRMSRTQATHTALTAGTRVGAPPTAPPRPAPGPFQAPPPPGFPYPQPQPAPPPAPAPPPAEQQQQRRGGRRGRDGRK; encoded by the coding sequence ATGGCCTCCCCTGGCTCCTCCGGCACCACCCGTAGCCACCGCACCAATCCGTTCGAAGGCCCCGATCCCGTCGTCATCCGCGACCTCAACATCCTCGCTCGGGTTCCCGTCGTCCTCGACCACCTCACCTCCACCTACTATGCATGGAAGACGTACTTCTCCCTTGTGTTCCGGGAGTACAACATCCGGGATCACATCGATGGCTCCGTGGATTCCCGCTTCATGGAGGACGATGAGGAGTGGATGTCCATCGACGCCACCCTCATTCATTGGTTCTACACCACCATCTCGAAGGACCTCTTCCACACGGTGGTCTCCGCCGACGATGATGCTCATGCCGTTTGGACCAAGCTCAACTGCCTCTTCACCAACAACGCGCTCCAACGCAAGGTTTTCTTGCAGGGCGAGTTTTTTGGGTGCCAGCAGCTTGACTTGTCTGTCGACGATTACTGCATGCGCCTCAAGAAGCTTGTTGACGAGCTCGGTGACCTTGGTGAGAAGGTCTCCGACGAGCTCCTCCTCAGCACCCTCATCGCCGACCTGAGCGACGATTTCGGGAATGCCACCTCCAACATCCCCCTCATCACCAACCCGACGTTCCCCAAGATCGTCGCCTACCTGAAGTTGGAGGAGAGGCGGATGCGGATGTCACGCACCCAGGCCACCCACACCGCCCTCACCGCTGGTACTCGCGTCGGTGCGCCGCCCACCGCCCCGCCGAGGCCCGCCCCAGGCCCCTTCCAGGCGCCGCCGCCACCCGGGTTCCCCTACCCGCAACCGCAGCCGGCTCCTCCGCCGGCTCCTGCGCCGCCTCCTgccgagcagcagcagcagcgccgcGGGGGCCGTCGTGGCCGCGACGGGCGcaaatag